Genomic window (Pyramidobacter porci):
TATCGGCCCCATTGCCGATCTGCTGCGCGCTTCCGGAGCCATTCCCGTGATGACCAGTTTCCCTTCGGGCGTCGCCATGCTTTTAACGGGACAACTTCTGATCGCCGTGGGCAGTTATTTCTACATCGGCGCAGGGTTGAGCTGCGGGCCCCGCGACGCACTGATGGTCGCCCTGTGCAAGCGCTTCCCGCGCACTCCCGTAGGCATGATCCGATTTTTTATCGAAGGCGGCGCGCTGCTCACCGGCTGGCTCTGCGGCGCCAAGATCGGCGTCGGTACCGTCGTCGCCGTCTTCGGCATCAGCTTTATCCTGCAGGCCGTATTTTCGCTGCTGCGTTTCGACGTCAGCACAATCGAA
Coding sequences:
- a CDS encoding YczE/YyaS/YitT family protein, producing MNYSRRIARALFGLLLFGTGSCCNIQANVGLAPWEAFSMGVGARLGLSFGTVLAGSGLVILAVDLLLREKIGLGTLLDIACIGPIADLLRASGAIPVMTSFPSGVAMLLTGQLLIAVGSYFYIGAGLSCGPRDALMVALCKRFPRTPVGMIRFFIEGGALLTGWLCGAKIGVGTVVAVFGISFILQAVFSLLRFDVSTIEHEDLLATARNLWSPKAPR